From a region of the Actinomadura luzonensis genome:
- a CDS encoding NYN domain-containing protein encodes MDRCALFVDAGYLLADGAMAVHGTRHREAVAWDYPGLLQLMTQLSRERTGLPLLRCYWYEATVEGRRTPEHDALADIPGLKLRLSRIRPGRREGVDAQVHRDLMTLARNTAICDAVVVSGDEDLAQVVCDAQDLGIRVTVIHIAAEGGWAVSRSLRQECDDLVELGAVHLRPYVAMVSGMVEPSSNGHHHQPMSNGQTTHSLPPAQPSSLPPPSLPPSSPLPSSSLPSSSLPSSSLPSSGSHAAGSSGSTGQHSANGSGSSGRGQSSSSTPPVLPTYSNYQIEQPPSAAPVTGPIPAQPAERPQPAPQPPSQPQSPSTGQFASPSSSGTYQPSQLGPYTGPQAAPVVPAAATAGATTLADAVKAAHREGHDFGESVARDAPALWLEAVLARKPRMPSDLEARLLQGSSLPIDFLLHDEVRHALRRGFWDALERARH; translated from the coding sequence GTGGATCGCTGCGCGCTGTTCGTGGACGCTGGCTATCTGCTGGCTGACGGGGCGATGGCCGTGCACGGCACGCGTCATCGCGAGGCGGTCGCCTGGGACTACCCAGGGCTGCTCCAGCTGATGACCCAGTTGTCGCGCGAGCGCACCGGGCTGCCGCTGCTGCGGTGCTACTGGTACGAGGCCACGGTCGAGGGCCGGCGCACGCCCGAGCACGACGCGCTGGCCGACATCCCGGGGCTCAAGCTCCGGCTGTCGCGCATCAGGCCCGGCCGCCGCGAGGGCGTCGACGCCCAGGTCCACCGCGACCTCATGACGCTCGCCCGCAACACCGCCATCTGCGACGCCGTCGTCGTCAGCGGCGACGAGGACCTCGCGCAGGTCGTCTGCGACGCCCAGGACCTCGGCATCCGGGTCACCGTCATCCACATCGCCGCCGAGGGCGGCTGGGCCGTCTCCCGGTCGCTGCGCCAGGAGTGCGACGACCTGGTCGAGCTGGGGGCGGTGCACCTGCGGCCCTACGTGGCGATGGTGTCGGGCATGGTCGAGCCGTCCTCCAACGGGCATCACCACCAGCCGATGAGCAACGGGCAGACGACGCACTCGCTGCCGCCGGCGCAGCCGTCCTCGCTGCCGCCGCCGTCCCTGCCGCCCTCCTCGCCGCTGCCCTCTTCCTCGCTCCCGTCCTCGTCGCTGCCCTCCTCGTCGCTGCCGTCGTCCGGGAGCCACGCGGCCGGGTCGTCGGGCTCCACCGGGCAGCACTCCGCCAACGGGTCGGGCTCCTCAGGGCGCGGGCAGTCGTCCTCGTCCACGCCGCCGGTGCTGCCGACGTACTCCAACTACCAGATCGAGCAGCCGCCCTCCGCGGCGCCGGTGACCGGGCCCATCCCGGCGCAACCGGCCGAACGGCCCCAGCCCGCCCCGCAGCCGCCGTCCCAGCCGCAGTCGCCCAGCACCGGGCAGTTCGCCTCGCCCTCCAGCAGTGGCACGTACCAGCCGTCGCAGCTCGGCCCCTACACCGGGCCGCAGGCCGCGCCCGTCGTCCCGGCGGCGGCCACGGCGGGCGCCACGACGCTGGCCGACGCCGTCAAGGCCGCCCACCGCGAGGGGCACGACTTCGGCGAGTCCGTCGCCAGGGACGCGCCCGCGCTGTGGCTGGAGGCCGTACTGGCCCGCAAGCCGCGCATGCCGTCCGACCTGGAGGCGCGGCTGCTGCAGGGGTCGTCGCTGCCGATCGACTTCCTGCTGCACGACGAGGTCCGGCACGCCCTGCGCCGCGGCTTCTGGGACGCCCTCGAACGCGCCCGCCACTGA
- a CDS encoding response regulator yields MPDRAKILLVDDREENLIALEAILSSLDLVPVRARSGEEALKALLNTEFALILLDVRMPGMDGFETAAHIKRRERTRNIPIIFLTVVDSAPDYAFRGYAAGAVDYLTKPFDPWVLRAKVSVFTELYNMNKRLAEQASLLRERLTGELPPGAGDHASVLPELSRRLTAVEDELARMRELVRKSQDQALAAPLSDLTDRVTHLRAGFDALS; encoded by the coding sequence ATGCCGGATCGTGCCAAGATCCTGCTGGTCGACGACCGCGAGGAGAATCTCATCGCGCTCGAGGCCATCCTCAGCTCGCTCGACCTGGTGCCGGTGCGCGCCCGGTCGGGCGAGGAGGCGCTCAAGGCGCTGCTCAACACCGAGTTCGCGCTCATCCTGCTCGACGTGCGGATGCCGGGCATGGACGGGTTCGAGACGGCCGCGCACATCAAGCGGCGCGAGCGGACCAGGAACATCCCCATCATCTTCCTGACCGTCGTGGACAGCGCCCCCGACTACGCCTTCCGCGGCTACGCGGCGGGCGCGGTGGACTACCTGACCAAGCCGTTCGACCCGTGGGTGCTGCGGGCCAAGGTGTCGGTGTTCACCGAGCTGTACAACATGAACAAGCGGCTGGCCGAGCAGGCGTCGCTGCTGCGCGAGCGGCTCACCGGCGAGCTGCCGCCCGGGGCAGGCGACCACGCGTCGGTGCTGCCGGAGCTGTCACGGCGGCTGACGGCCGTGGAGGACGAGCTGGCCCGGATGCGGGAGCTCGTCCGCAAGTCCCAGGACCAGGCGCTGGCCGCGCCGCTGTCCGATCTCACGGACCGGGTCACCCACCTGCGCGCCGGCTTCGACGCCCTCTCCTGA